In the Candidatus Aminicenantes bacterium genome, CCAAGGCGCCGGGGCTGGACTGGGACGCCTTCTTTTCCGCGGGCGGCCTCGTGGGGCAGTCCGATTTCGTAGTGTGGCAGCCCAGCGCCCTGACGGGCATTTCGGCCCTCACGGCTACCGAACCGCTCCGGGTATGGAAGGATTACCTGGCATTCCGCGCCATCGAGCACAGGGCCAGAGTCCTGCCGAAGGAATTCGATGCGGAAAACTTCGTTTTCTACGGCACGGTCCTGTCCGGCGTCCCCCGTCCAAGGGACCGCTGGAAGCGCGCCGTCGACGCCACCAACGGCGCCTTGGGGGATGCCGTCGGCAAGCTCTACGTCAAGAAGTTCTTCCCCGCGTCGGAGAAGGCGCGCGCCAAGGCAATGGTCAGCAACCTCATCGCCGCCTTCCGGGCGCGCATCGACAAATTGGCATGGATGACGCCCGAAACGAAGGCCAAGGCGAAGGCCAAGCTCGACGTCCTGATCGTTGGCGTGGGCTATCCCGACGCCTGGGTCGACTATCTGGAGATCCTCCCCAACGACGCGTACGGCAACCTGGAGCGCGTGGAACAGTTCGACCTGCAGCGGAGCCTGCGCCTGCTCGGCCAGGTTGTCGACCGTTCCGAGTGGGTCATGACCCCGCAGACGGTGAACGCCGTCAACCTGCCGGCGATGAACGCCTTGAACTTCCCCGCCGCCATCCTGCAGCCGCCGTTCTTCGACCCCAAGCGGCCCGAGGCGATGGACTACGGGGCCATCGGCTCGGTGATCGGCCACGAGATCAGCCACAGCTTCGACGACCAGGGGGCCCTGTTCGACGCCGAGGGAAAACTCAACAATTGGTGGACCGAGGCCGACACGGCGCACTTCCAGGCGGCGGCCGCCATGCTCGTCAGCCAATACGACGCCTATCGCCCCCTCCCCGACTTGGCGGTCAAGGGCAGGCAAACCCTCGGCGAGAACATCGCCGACGTCGCCGGGCTGGCCGCGGCCTATGACGCCTACCGCCTGTCCCTGCGCGGGAAGAGAGCGCCGCTGGCCCAGGGGTTCAGCGGCGACGAGCAGTTCTTTCTGAGTTTCGCCCAGTCGTGGCGCGGCAAGGCTCGCGAAGCCTCGCTCCGCCGCCAGCTGATCACCGACAGCCATTCCCCCGCCGAATACCGAGCCGACACCGTCCGTAACCTCGACGCCTGGTACCAAGCGTTCGTCGTGAAGCCGGGCCGCGCCCTCTACCTGGCCCCGGCGGATCGCGTCCTGGTGTGGTGAGCGAAGTTTCAAATTGATCATAGGACGAGCGGGGCGGGATAGGACGAATAGTGTCCACGCAGGAGCGTTGTCAATTCGTCCTACCCTCCCCGCTCGTTGTTCCTAGTTTAAAAATGGTTTCATGAACTTAATAGGAAGGTGAAA is a window encoding:
- a CDS encoding M13 family metallopeptidase translates to KAPGLDWDAFFSAGGLVGQSDFVVWQPSALTGISALTATEPLRVWKDYLAFRAIEHRARVLPKEFDAENFVFYGTVLSGVPRPRDRWKRAVDATNGALGDAVGKLYVKKFFPASEKARAKAMVSNLIAAFRARIDKLAWMTPETKAKAKAKLDVLIVGVGYPDAWVDYLEILPNDAYGNLERVEQFDLQRSLRLLGQVVDRSEWVMTPQTVNAVNLPAMNALNFPAAILQPPFFDPKRPEAMDYGAIGSVIGHEISHSFDDQGALFDAEGKLNNWWTEADTAHFQAAAAMLVSQYDAYRPLPDLAVKGRQTLGENIADVAGLAAAYDAYRLSLRGKRAPLAQGFSGDEQFFLSFAQSWRGKAREASLRRQLITDSHSPAEYRADTVRNLDAWYQAFVVKPGRALYLAPADRVLVW